Proteins encoded together in one Felis catus isolate Fca126 chromosome B3, F.catus_Fca126_mat1.0, whole genome shotgun sequence window:
- the CCPG1 gene encoding cell cycle progression protein 1 isoform X5, whose product MSENSSDSDSSCGWTVINHEGSDIEMVNSEHGTASDSCELAPECTSLEQEELQVLQSEEGESSQNGTVLMGETAYPALEETKSALEREEKSSEDHVYFGTVSDDSDIVTLEPPKLEEMGNQEAIIVEEAQSPEDFNMGSSSSSQYTFCQPETVFSSQPSDDESSSDETSHQPSPAFRRRRVRKKTVSSSDSEERLLPEQETEPSKELHKRQFSSGLNKCVILALVIAISMGFGHFYGTIQIQKRQQLVRKIHEDELNDMKDYLSQCQQEQESFIDYKSLKENLARCWALTEEEKVAFETQKKNLDTENQYLRISLEKEEEALSSLQEELRKLREQIRLLEDKGTGTELVTENQKLKQHLEEEKLKTHSFLNQRETLLAEAKMLRKELERERLITMALKVELQQLSSSESYGNPDSPNVLTEKKEIEILRERLTELEQKLNFEQQRSDLWERLYIEAKDQNVKQETDGKKKGSRGNHRAKNKSKETFLGSVKETFDAMKNSTKEFVRHHKEKIKQAKEAVKENLKKFSDSVKSTFRHFKDTTKNIFDEKGNKRFGATKEAAKKPTVFSEYLHPQYKSRTQNQNNRGPTMQREGRKEKPIHFEEFRKNTKSQKCSSEHDCSANFDSFRKSCSGVFECAQQESINLFNMKVLNPVRIDEFRQLIERYLLEKLDSFHHWKELDQFINKFFLNGVFIHDQKLFTDFVNDVKDYLKDMKEYQVDNDGVFEKLDGYIYRHFFGHTLSPPYGPSRPDKKQRMVNIENSRHRKQEQKHPQPQPYKREGKWHKYGRTNGRHMANLEIELGQLPFDPKY is encoded by the exons atgtctgaaaattcCAGTGACAGTGATTCATCTTGTGGTTGGACTGTCATCAATCATGAG GGGTCTGATATAGAGATGGTGAATTCTGAACATGGCACAGCCAGTGACAGCTGTGAGCTCGCTCCAGAATGCACATCTTTAGAGCAAGAGGAGCTACAAGTATTGCAATCAGAAGAAGGAG AGAGTAGCCAAAATGGCACAGTGTTAATGGGAGAAACTGCTTATCCAGCTTTGGAGGAAACGAAGTCGGCACTTGAG agagaagaaaagtcgTCGGAAGACCATGTCTATTTTGGAACTGTCAGTGATGATTCTGATATTGTTACCCTTGAGCCACCTAAGTtagaagaaatgggaaatcaGGAAGCTATAATTGTTGAAGAAGCGCAGAGTCCAGAAGACTTTAACATGGGCTCTTCTTCTAGCAGCCAGTATACATTCTGTCAGCCAGAAACTG tattttcatcCCAGCCTAGTGACGACGAATCAAGTAGCGATGAGACCAGTCATCAGCCTAGTCCTGCCTTTAGACGACGCCGTGTTAGGAAGAAGACTGTTTCTAGTTCTGACTCTGAAGAACGGCTACTCCCCGAACAAGAAACCGAACCCTCTAAGGAGTTGCATAAACGCCAGTTCAGCAGTGGTCTCAATAAATGTGTTATACTTGCTCTGGTGATTGCAATCAGCATGGGATTTGGACATTTCTATG GCACAATTCAGATTCAGAAGCGTCAACAGTTAGTCAGAAAGATACATGAAGATGAATTGAATGATATGAAGGATTATCTTTCCCAATGTCAACAGGAGCAAGAATCTTTTATAGATTATAAG tCATTGAAGGAAAACCTTGCAAGATGTTGGGCCCTTACTGAAGAAGAGAAGGTGGCCTTTGAAACTCAGAAAAAGAACCTTGATACAGAAAATCAGTATTTAAGAATATctctggagaaggaagaagaagccTTATCTTCATTACAGGAAGAGTTAAGGAAACTAAGAGAGCAGATTAGGCTATTGGAAGATAAAGGGACAGGTACTGAATTAGTTACAGAAAATCAGAAACTTAAGCAGCatctggaagaagaaaagctGAAGACACACAGCTTCCTTAATCAAAGGGAGACTCTTTTGGCAGAAGCAAAGATGCTAAGGAAAGAACTGGAGAGAGAACGACTGATAACCATGGCTTTAAAGGTGGAACTCCAGCAGTTAAGCTCTAGTGAATCATATGGCAACCCAGACTCTCCGAATGTATtgactgaaaaaaaggaaatagaaatcttaCGGGAAAGACTCACTGAGCTGGAGCAGAAGCTAAACTTTGAACAGCAGCGTTCTGATTTGTGGGAAAGGCTGTATATTGAGGCAAAagatcaaaatgtaaaacaagaaactgatggaaaaaagaaagggagcagAGGAAACCACAGGGCTAAAAATAAgtcaaaggaaacatttttgggTTCAGTTAAGGAAACATTTGATGCCATGAAGAATTCTACCAAGGAGTTTGTGAGacatcataaagaaaaaattaaacaagctAAAGAAGCTGTgaaagagaatctgaaaaagTTTTCAGATTCAGTTAAATCCACTTTCAGGCATTTCAAAGATACCACCAAGAATATCTTTGATGAAAAGGGCAATAAAAGATTTGGTGCAACAAAAGAAGCAGCTAAAAAACCGACAGTCTTTAGTGAATATTTACACCCACAGTATAAGTCACGTACACAAAACCAGAATAATAGAGGCCCTACTAtgcaaagagagggaaggaaagaaaagccaatTCACTttgaagaatttagaaaaaatacaaaatcacagAAATGCAGTTCTGAGCATGACTGTAGTGCAAATTTTGATTCTTTCAGAAAGTCTTGTTCTGGTGTATTTGAATGTGCTCAACAGGAATCCATTAACCTTTTTaatatgaaagtgttgaatcctGTAAGGATAGATGAATTTAGACAGTTAATTGAAAGGTATTTATTAGAAAAACTGGATAGTTTTCATCACTGGAAAGAACTTGATCAGTTCATCAATAAGTTTTTCCTAAATGGTGTCTTTATACATGATCAGAAGCTCTTCACAGACTTTGTTAATGATGTTAAAGATTATCTTAAAGACATGAAGGAATATCAAGTAGATAATGATGGAGTGTTTGAGAAgttggatggatatatatatagaCACTTCTTTGGTCACACTCTTTCCCCTCCATATGGACCCAG TCGACCAGATAAAAAGCAACGTATGGTAAATATTGAAAACTCCAGGCATCGAAAACAAGAGCAGAAGCACCCTCAGCCACAACCTTATAAAAGGGAAGGTAAATGGCATAAATATGGTCGCACTAATGGAAGACACATGGCAAATCTTGAAATAGAATTGGGGCAGTTACCTTTTGACCCTAAATATTGA